Proteins encoded in a region of the Chryseobacterium piperi genome:
- a CDS encoding DUF349 domain-containing protein, with protein MTTENNLSENEEKKNPIEVSQEETSENIVPQEENQHEEAESIEEHADTDISLTDALKEMEKIINTPNAGEDVKRFNQLKEKASHYIHDEVEDKKHEYVEAGNAPENFSFEHPLQSRLSALVNIFREKHDNFQKGQEEEQKKNLEHRQTIIERLKNLYTNSEPNTNLFKSIREIKEDWSNAGQVAKSEFKILNNNYFHHLNQFYQMLDLNKEFLEQEYGHNLEKRQHIIARAKELENEPVIQKALNELQYLHKLWKEEAEPVAEEFREKTWEEFKEISNKIHERKSELSAAIESEQTENLEKKNQIIAEIKKLSEPSETPNHNYWQNAIKRVEDLRSDFLKTGSVPRKLSNQNWNEFKTTLRGFNTTKNNYYKSLKGSQQTNLEEKLKLIQTAQDNMNNEEWDIAVPLFKKLQEDWKKIGHVPKSMTNKIWDEFRDACNTFFNNYREKSNASTDNWKENYKNKRELLEELKTISNDEGSIEKIETIKTAWNNIGKVPRDKISINSEFNKTLREKLKLNKINELELKEDGLSENQLTDKARKIKSQISDLESEIVKLENNLSFFNKPSRDNPLLTDTFNTIDEKKAHLETLRQNLHNIIVGE; from the coding sequence ATGACAACAGAAAATAACCTTTCTGAAAACGAAGAAAAGAAGAATCCTATCGAAGTATCCCAAGAAGAGACCTCGGAAAACATTGTGCCTCAAGAAGAAAATCAGCATGAAGAAGCTGAGTCTATTGAAGAACATGCTGATACCGATATTTCTTTAACTGATGCCTTAAAAGAAATGGAAAAAATCATCAACACTCCTAATGCGGGTGAAGATGTAAAAAGATTCAACCAACTCAAAGAAAAAGCAAGTCATTACATCCATGATGAAGTGGAAGACAAAAAGCATGAATATGTAGAAGCTGGAAACGCTCCTGAAAATTTCAGCTTTGAGCATCCTTTACAGTCAAGACTTTCTGCACTCGTTAATATTTTCAGAGAAAAACATGACAACTTCCAAAAAGGTCAGGAAGAAGAGCAGAAAAAAAATCTGGAACACCGCCAGACCATCATTGAAAGACTTAAAAATCTGTATACCAACTCAGAACCGAACACTAACCTTTTCAAATCTATTCGTGAGATCAAAGAAGATTGGTCTAATGCAGGACAGGTAGCTAAATCTGAATTTAAAATTCTTAACAATAATTATTTCCATCACCTGAATCAGTTCTATCAGATGCTGGATCTGAATAAAGAGTTTTTGGAGCAGGAATATGGGCATAATCTTGAAAAAAGACAACATATTATTGCCCGCGCCAAAGAGTTGGAAAATGAGCCGGTAATTCAAAAAGCACTTAATGAATTACAATATCTTCATAAGCTTTGGAAAGAAGAAGCTGAGCCGGTAGCAGAAGAATTCCGCGAAAAGACATGGGAAGAGTTCAAAGAGATCTCCAATAAAATCCACGAAAGAAAATCTGAACTTTCGGCTGCTATAGAATCTGAGCAAACGGAAAACCTTGAAAAGAAAAACCAGATTATTGCAGAGATTAAAAAATTATCTGAGCCTTCTGAAACTCCTAATCATAACTATTGGCAGAATGCCATTAAAAGAGTGGAAGATTTACGTTCTGATTTCTTAAAAACAGGAAGCGTTCCAAGAAAGCTTTCCAACCAGAACTGGAATGAATTCAAAACAACGCTTAGAGGTTTTAATACAACAAAGAACAATTATTATAAATCTTTAAAAGGTTCTCAGCAAACTAACCTGGAGGAAAAATTAAAATTAATCCAGACTGCTCAGGACAATATGAATAATGAGGAGTGGGATATCGCTGTTCCTTTGTTTAAAAAGCTACAGGAAGACTGGAAAAAGATTGGCCACGTTCCTAAAAGCATGACCAATAAAATCTGGGACGAATTCCGTGACGCATGTAACACTTTCTTTAACAACTACAGAGAGAAGAGCAACGCCTCTACCGATAACTGGAAAGAAAACTATAAAAACAAAAGAGAGCTTCTCGAAGAATTGAAAACCATTTCCAATGACGAAGGAAGTATCGAGAAAATTGAAACGATCAAAACTGCCTGGAATAATATCGGGAAAGTTCCAAGAGATAAAATTTCAATCAACTCTGAATTCAATAAAACATTGAGAGAGAAGCTGAAGCTTAATAAAATCAATGAACTTGAGCTGAAGGAAGATGGCCTATCTGAAAATCAACTCACAGACAAAGCGAGAAAGATCAAGAGTCAAATTTCTGATTTAGAATCTGAAATTGTAAAATTAGAGAACAACTTATCATTCTTCAACAAGCCATCCAGAGACAATCCTTTGTTAACGGATACGTTCAATACAATCGATGAAAAGAAAGCTCATCTGGAAACTTTAAGACAAAACCTCCACAACATTATTGTTGGAGAATAA
- the ribD gene encoding bifunctional diaminohydroxyphosphoribosylaminopyrimidine deaminase/5-amino-6-(5-phosphoribosylamino)uracil reductase RibD → MQDELYIKRCIELAQKALGKTYPNPLVGSVIVHNNTIIGEGYHHKAGESHAEINAINSVADLSLIPESTIYVSLEPCAHYGKTPPCALKIKELGFKKVVIGAMDSHDKVNGKGKKIIQDAGIEVISGILEKECIDLNKRFFTYHEKKRPYIILKWAESGNGFLDKNFKPTSISNALVNQFVHQLRADEHAILVGTQTALNDNPGLTVRNVEGINPVRVLIDFDLKVPRDFKIYNNEAKTLVFNTIKEASEGNIHWIKIEKEHFLSDLMKALYQEQIQSVIIEGGRFTLQQFIDDDLWDEAIVIKNEDLKLGNGTKAPDFSFKAHTTESFRDNTVSFYLSNTGK, encoded by the coding sequence ATGCAGGACGAATTATATATTAAAAGGTGTATTGAATTAGCCCAAAAAGCTTTGGGCAAAACCTATCCCAATCCTTTAGTAGGAAGTGTCATTGTACACAATAATACCATCATCGGGGAAGGCTACCATCACAAAGCCGGAGAAAGCCATGCTGAAATCAATGCCATCAATTCCGTGGCTGATCTATCGCTTATTCCGGAATCAACCATCTATGTTTCACTGGAACCCTGTGCTCATTATGGAAAAACACCTCCATGTGCTTTAAAAATCAAGGAGCTTGGATTTAAGAAGGTTGTGATTGGAGCAATGGACTCTCACGATAAGGTTAACGGAAAAGGTAAAAAAATTATTCAGGATGCAGGAATAGAGGTAATTTCCGGAATTTTAGAAAAAGAATGTATCGATCTCAATAAACGATTCTTCACCTACCACGAAAAGAAGCGTCCCTATATTATTTTAAAATGGGCAGAATCCGGGAATGGTTTTCTTGATAAAAATTTTAAACCGACTTCAATTTCGAACGCTTTAGTCAATCAGTTTGTTCACCAGCTAAGAGCAGACGAACATGCCATTTTAGTAGGTACCCAAACGGCACTTAATGACAATCCAGGTCTGACCGTCAGAAATGTTGAGGGCATTAACCCCGTTAGAGTTCTAATCGACTTTGATTTAAAGGTACCTCGTGATTTTAAGATATATAATAATGAAGCAAAGACTTTGGTCTTTAATACTATCAAAGAAGCCAGTGAAGGAAATATCCACTGGATTAAAATTGAAAAAGAACATTTCCTTTCAGATCTCATGAAAGCTTTATATCAGGAACAGATTCAGTCTGTCATTATAGAGGGTGGACGCTTTACTTTACAACAGTTTATTGATGATGATCTATGGGACGAAGCGATAGTCATCAAAAATGAAGATCTAAAACTTGGAAATGGGACAAAAGCTCCTGATTTCAGTTTTAAAGCACATACGACAGAAAGCTTCAGAGATAATACAGTATCTTTTTATTTATCAAATACAGGCAAGTAA
- a CDS encoding IMPACT family protein produces MHEYKTIDQPVENTLIKEKGSKFIGFAYPVNNEDELKDALEKVRTEHPKATHHCYAFRIGLNGENYRANDDGEPSGSAGLPIYNQLLAHEITNVLVIVVRYYGGTKLGVSGLVKAYKESAKFTLEETAIITRELETEIEIQFSFSQQNTIFTLLSKFDAKVLNFDADENCILTASLKLAQKENISDKLSEMQYVSFEFKD; encoded by the coding sequence ATGCACGAATACAAAACCATAGACCAACCGGTCGAAAACACTTTAATAAAAGAAAAAGGGAGCAAGTTTATAGGATTTGCATACCCTGTCAATAACGAAGATGAGCTTAAGGATGCTTTGGAAAAGGTTAGAACAGAACACCCCAAGGCAACCCACCACTGCTATGCCTTCAGGATCGGTCTCAATGGAGAAAATTATCGTGCGAATGACGACGGAGAGCCTTCCGGTAGTGCCGGACTTCCGATCTACAATCAATTACTGGCTCATGAAATTACCAATGTTCTGGTTATTGTTGTCCGGTATTATGGAGGAACGAAATTAGGAGTTTCCGGTCTGGTTAAAGCTTATAAAGAATCTGCAAAATTCACCCTTGAAGAAACAGCTATCATTACCCGCGAACTGGAAACGGAAATTGAAATTCAATTCAGTTTCAGTCAACAGAATACTATCTTCACCTTACTCTCTAAATTTGATGCAAAAGTTTTAAATTTTGATGCAGATGAAAACTGTATTCTCACAGCCTCTCTGAAACTGGCTCAAAAAGAAAACATCTCAGATAAATTATCTGAGATGCAATATGTTTCTTTTGAATTTAAAGACTAA
- a CDS encoding zinc metallopeptidase, whose product MIGYYVIIGISMLVSWYVSSKLKSKFEYYSNVHLRNGLSGKEVAEKMLRDNGIHDVQVISVPGQLTDHYNPADKTVNLSEGVYMQRNAAAAAVAAHECGHAVQHAVGYSMLQLRSRLVPIVNISSNLMQFVLIAGIAIMAASRSIENPNGNTTVLAIGVILFACTTLFAFVTLPVEYDASNRAMKWLKDTGTVTPEEYVGVQDSLKWAARTYVVAALGSLAQLLYWVSILMGGRRN is encoded by the coding sequence ATGATTGGTTATTATGTAATTATTGGAATTTCAATGCTGGTGAGCTGGTATGTTTCATCAAAGTTGAAGTCCAAATTTGAGTATTATTCCAATGTACACCTTCGAAATGGCCTTTCAGGAAAAGAAGTAGCTGAAAAAATGTTAAGAGATAACGGAATTCATGATGTTCAGGTAATTTCGGTTCCCGGGCAACTGACAGATCATTATAATCCTGCCGATAAAACAGTTAATCTTTCAGAAGGAGTGTACATGCAGAGGAATGCAGCTGCGGCGGCAGTAGCAGCACACGAATGTGGCCATGCGGTACAGCATGCAGTAGGATATTCCATGCTGCAGCTTCGTTCAAGATTAGTGCCTATCGTGAATATCAGTTCTAATTTAATGCAGTTTGTTCTTATTGCAGGTATTGCCATTATGGCAGCAAGCAGAAGTATTGAAAATCCTAACGGAAATACAACGGTTTTAGCAATCGGAGTTATTTTGTTTGCATGTACAACACTTTTTGCATTTGTAACGCTTCCGGTAGAATATGACGCAAGTAACAGAGCTATGAAATGGCTGAAAGATACAGGGACAGTAACGCCTGAAGAATATGTTGGGGTACAGGATAGCCTAAAATGGGCTGCAAGAACGTATGTAGTAGCAGCTCTTGGGTCGCTGGCACAACTTCTCTATTGGGTATCGATCCTGATGGGAGGAAGAAGAAATTAG
- a CDS encoding NADH-quinone oxidoreductase subunit A: protein MNLPESYIPILIQAGVAIAFVAVSLLGAHFLGPRQKKGNSVKNQSWECGVAVEGNARTPFSIKYFLTAVLFVLFDIEIVFFYPYAVNFRDFGFEGFLAVLTFVAIFFVGFIYVWKRGALDWDK from the coding sequence ATGAATTTACCTGAAAGTTATATTCCAATCTTAATCCAAGCCGGTGTTGCCATTGCTTTTGTAGCGGTTTCATTACTTGGAGCACATTTCTTGGGCCCACGCCAGAAGAAAGGAAATTCTGTGAAAAACCAAAGCTGGGAGTGTGGAGTTGCTGTGGAAGGAAACGCAAGAACCCCCTTTTCCATTAAGTATTTCCTGACTGCTGTATTGTTTGTCCTTTTCGATATTGAAATCGTATTTTTTTACCCTTATGCGGTTAACTTCCGGGATTTCGGATTTGAAGGATTTCTAGCCGTACTTACATTCGTCGCTATTTTCTTTGTAGGATTTATCTACGTTTGGAAACGTGGCGCGCTAGATTGGGATAAATAA
- a CDS encoding NADH-quinone oxidoreductase subunit B: MSDQKPIIRTDAPAPEGFEGEGFFATKLSSVIGMARKFSLWPLPFATSCCGIEFMATLNPTFDAARFGMERNSFSPRQADMLMVCGTISKKLGPVLKEVYTQMAEPKWVVAVGACASSGGIFDTYSVLQGIDKIIPVDVYVPGCPPRPEQIIEGVMQVQALAESESIRRRDMPEYQKLLDSYNISN, encoded by the coding sequence ATGTCAGATCAAAAACCAATAATAAGAACAGATGCACCTGCTCCCGAAGGATTTGAAGGAGAAGGATTTTTCGCAACGAAACTGAGCAGTGTAATCGGGATGGCAAGAAAATTTTCTCTTTGGCCGCTACCGTTTGCGACCTCTTGTTGTGGTATCGAGTTTATGGCTACCCTGAATCCAACATTTGATGCTGCAAGATTTGGTATGGAAAGAAACTCTTTCTCACCAAGACAGGCAGACATGCTGATGGTTTGTGGAACCATATCCAAAAAATTAGGACCAGTCCTAAAAGAAGTATACACTCAGATGGCAGAGCCGAAATGGGTGGTTGCAGTAGGAGCTTGTGCTTCCAGTGGTGGTATTTTTGACACCTATTCCGTATTACAGGGAATTGACAAAATTATTCCGGTAGACGTTTACGTTCCGGGATGCCCGCCAAGACCAGAGCAGATTATTGAAGGTGTAATGCAGGTTCAGGCTCTCGCAGAAAGCGAAAGCATCAGAAGAAGAGATATGCCTGAATACCAGAAACTATTGGATTCTTATAATATAAGCAACTAA
- a CDS encoding NADH-quinone oxidoreductase subunit C: protein MTNEFVLEAITREFPESVISSSEPYGMLTVEIKKEDIKKVVHYLRDSSLEINFLTDICGIHYPEFPEKEIGVIYHLHNMMANFRIRLKVFMPRENVEVDSLTELYAGANWMERETFDFYGIKFKGHPDLRAILNMEDLGYHPMLKEYRLEDGTRTDKDDSMFGR, encoded by the coding sequence ATGACAAACGAATTTGTATTAGAAGCAATAACCAGAGAATTTCCGGAGTCTGTAATTTCAAGTTCAGAGCCTTATGGAATGCTAACGGTAGAGATTAAAAAAGAGGATATCAAAAAGGTAGTTCATTACCTTAGAGATTCATCTCTTGAAATTAATTTTCTAACTGATATTTGTGGAATTCATTATCCTGAATTCCCGGAAAAAGAAATCGGAGTCATTTATCACCTGCATAATATGATGGCCAATTTCAGAATACGTCTTAAAGTATTTATGCCGAGAGAAAATGTAGAAGTTGATTCTTTAACGGAATTATATGCCGGAGCCAACTGGATGGAGAGAGAAACTTTTGATTTCTATGGAATCAAATTTAAAGGACACCCGGATCTGAGAGCTATTCTAAATATGGAAGATCTTGGATACCACCCAATGCTGAAGGAATATCGTCTTGAAGATGGTACAAGAACAGACAAGGACGACAGCATGTTCGGAAGATAA
- the nuoD gene encoding NADH dehydrogenase (quinone) subunit D codes for MKDNSLSNILNQYESKEQIDGQLYTLNLGPTHPATHGIFQNVLTMDGERILHAEQTVGYIHRAFEKISERRNFTQITTLTDRMNYCSAPINNLGWHMTVEKLIGIEVPKRVDYIRVILMELARIGDHLICNGVTGMDAGAITGLTYMFIERERIYDIYEQICGARMTTNMGRIGGFERDLTPKCHELIKDFLKTFPKKFAEFGQLLERNRIFMDRTIGAGGISAERALSYGFTGPNLRATGVDYDVRVAQPYSSYNDFDFIIPVGTSGDTYDRFMVRQQEIWESLKIIEQAYNNLPEGDFHADVPDFYLPEKADVYTKMEALIYHFKIVMGETEIPKGEVYHAVEGGNGELGFYLVSDGGRTPYRLHFRRPCFIYYQAYPEMITGSVISDAIVTMCSMNIIAGELDA; via the coding sequence ATGAAAGATAACTCATTATCTAATATACTTAACCAATACGAAAGTAAGGAACAGATTGATGGTCAATTATACACCCTCAATTTAGGACCTACCCACCCTGCTACGCATGGGATTTTCCAGAATGTCTTAACGATGGATGGAGAAAGAATCCTTCATGCCGAGCAAACAGTAGGTTATATCCACAGAGCATTTGAAAAGATTTCTGAAAGAAGAAATTTCACTCAGATCACTACCCTTACCGACCGTATGAACTACTGCTCTGCTCCTATCAACAACTTAGGATGGCATATGACGGTAGAGAAACTAATCGGGATTGAAGTACCTAAGCGTGTAGATTATATCCGTGTAATTCTTATGGAATTAGCAAGAATCGGAGATCACTTAATCTGTAACGGGGTAACAGGTATGGATGCCGGAGCCATTACTGGTCTTACGTATATGTTCATCGAAAGAGAACGTATCTATGATATTTATGAACAGATCTGCGGAGCAAGGATGACAACCAATATGGGAAGAATCGGAGGTTTCGAAAGAGATTTGACCCCAAAATGTCATGAATTAATCAAAGATTTCCTTAAAACATTCCCTAAGAAGTTTGCTGAATTCGGTCAATTACTGGAAAGAAACAGGATCTTCATGGACAGAACGATCGGCGCAGGAGGAATTTCTGCAGAGCGTGCTTTGAGCTATGGATTTACAGGTCCTAACCTACGTGCAACAGGAGTAGATTATGATGTAAGAGTAGCACAACCGTATTCATCTTATAACGATTTCGACTTTATTATTCCTGTAGGAACTTCCGGAGATACTTACGACCGTTTTATGGTTCGCCAACAGGAGATTTGGGAATCCCTTAAAATAATCGAGCAGGCATATAACAATCTTCCGGAAGGAGATTTCCATGCTGATGTTCCTGATTTTTACCTTCCTGAAAAAGCTGATGTATATACCAAAATGGAAGCATTGATCTACCATTTCAAAATTGTAATGGGAGAAACTGAAATCCCTAAAGGTGAAGTATACCATGCCGTGGAAGGAGGAAATGGAGAGTTAGGATTTTATTTAGTGAGTGACGGAGGTAGAACACCTTACAGACTACACTTTAGAAGACCATGTTTTATCTACTACCAGGCTTACCCTGAAATGATTACAGGTTCTGTAATTTCAGATGCGATTGTAACCATGTGTAGTATGAATATTATTGCGGGAGAATTAGACGCATAA
- a CDS encoding NADH-quinone oxidoreductase subunit NuoE family protein, with the protein MSETIAFKPESLEQVHKIIARYPEGRQKSALLPVLHIAQKEFGGWLDVPVMDYVAELLSIQPIEVYEVATFYTMFNMKPVGKYVLEVCRTGPCMVRGSEKILNHIRTKLNIKDGETTEDGMFTLKPAECLGACGYAPMMQLGKFFHENLTIEKVDEILDLCREGRVALD; encoded by the coding sequence ATGAGCGAAACAATAGCTTTTAAACCGGAAAGTTTAGAACAAGTACATAAAATTATCGCAAGATATCCCGAAGGAAGACAAAAGTCTGCTCTTCTTCCTGTTCTGCATATAGCACAGAAAGAATTTGGAGGCTGGCTTGATGTTCCTGTAATGGATTATGTTGCAGAATTGTTGAGTATACAGCCAATTGAAGTATATGAAGTAGCTACTTTTTATACGATGTTCAATATGAAACCAGTTGGTAAATATGTTTTAGAGGTTTGCAGAACCGGACCTTGTATGGTTCGTGGAAGCGAAAAAATTCTGAATCATATCAGAACTAAGCTGAACATTAAGGATGGAGAAACTACTGAAGATGGTATGTTCACATTAAAGCCGGCTGAATGTCTGGGGGCATGCGGATATGCACCGATGATGCAGTTGGGGAAATTCTTTCATGAAAATTTAACGATAGAAAAGGTAGACGAAATCCTGGATCTTTGCAGAGAGGGACGAGTAGCTTTGGATTAA
- the nuoF gene encoding NADH-quinone oxidoreductase subunit NuoF — protein MSKKLLLKDAHIEGIRYFETYRKHGGYEAAEKALKMTPEEILEEVKTSGLRGRGGAGFPTGMKWSFLAKPEGVPRHLVVNADESEPGTFKDRYLMEFLPHLLIEGMLISSFCLGSNTSYIYIRGEYSWIPDILEEAIEEAKAAGFLGKNILGTGFDLEIYVQRGGGAYICGEETALLESLEGKRGNPRLKPPFPAVKGLWERPTVVNNVESIAAVVPIINITGAEFAKIGVGRSTGTKLISACGNINKPGVYEIDMTITVEEFIYSDEYCGGIPNGKRLKACIPGGSSVPIVPANLLLRTVNGEPRYMNYESLADGGFATGTMMGSGGFIVLDEDQCIVEHTMTLARFYNHESCGQCTPCREGTGWMYKILKKIENGQGKMEDIDLLWDIQRKIEGNTICPLGDAAAWPVAAAIRHFRDEFEWHIKNPELSLTQNYGLANYADPIPVVEKNA, from the coding sequence ATGAGTAAAAAGCTTTTACTTAAAGACGCACATATAGAAGGTATTCGCTATTTCGAAACTTACCGTAAACACGGAGGTTATGAAGCAGCAGAAAAAGCCTTGAAGATGACACCCGAGGAGATTTTGGAAGAAGTAAAAACTTCAGGACTTCGTGGTCGTGGTGGCGCAGGGTTTCCTACAGGGATGAAATGGAGCTTTCTGGCAAAACCAGAAGGAGTTCCAAGACACCTGGTAGTGAATGCAGATGAATCTGAACCCGGAACTTTTAAAGACAGATACCTGATGGAGTTTCTTCCTCATCTTTTGATAGAGGGAATGCTTATTTCATCTTTCTGTTTAGGTTCCAATACATCTTACATCTACATCCGTGGAGAATATTCATGGATTCCGGATATTCTGGAAGAAGCCATTGAAGAGGCTAAAGCAGCTGGATTTTTAGGTAAAAACATCTTAGGAACAGGTTTCGATCTTGAAATTTATGTTCAAAGAGGTGGTGGAGCTTATATCTGTGGAGAAGAAACAGCATTGCTTGAATCCCTTGAAGGTAAAAGAGGTAATCCTAGATTAAAACCTCCATTCCCTGCTGTAAAAGGACTTTGGGAAAGACCTACAGTGGTAAATAACGTTGAATCTATTGCAGCTGTAGTTCCGATCATTAATATCACCGGAGCTGAATTTGCTAAAATAGGCGTTGGAAGATCTACAGGTACCAAGTTAATTTCTGCATGCGGAAATATTAACAAACCCGGAGTGTATGAAATCGATATGACGATCACCGTTGAAGAGTTCATTTATTCAGATGAGTATTGTGGAGGTATTCCGAACGGAAAAAGATTAAAAGCCTGTATTCCGGGTGGAAGTTCTGTTCCTATCGTTCCTGCTAACTTATTACTGAGAACCGTAAACGGAGAACCTAGATATATGAATTATGAATCCTTGGCTGATGGTGGTTTTGCTACCGGAACAATGATGGGTTCAGGAGGTTTCATTGTTTTAGATGAAGACCAGTGTATCGTGGAACATACCATGACTTTAGCGAGATTTTATAATCACGAAAGTTGCGGACAATGTACACCTTGTCGTGAAGGAACGGGATGGATGTATAAAATTTTAAAGAAAATTGAAAACGGACAAGGGAAAATGGAAGACATCGATTTACTTTGGGATATCCAGAGAAAAATCGAAGGAAACACAATTTGTCCTTTAGGAGATGCGGCAGCATGGCCTGTAGCAGCAGCAATACGCCATTTCAGAGATGAATTTGAGTGGCACATCAAGAATCCGGAATTAAGCTTAACGCAAAACTATGGATTGGCTAATTATGCAGATCCTATTCCAGTTGTTGAAAAAAACGCATAG
- a CDS encoding 2Fe-2S iron-sulfur cluster-binding protein, translating to MSEEVKKFKITIDGQTAEVFPGTSILEAARQIGGKSVPPAMCYYSKLETSGGRCRTCLVEVSKGSEADPRPMPKLVASCRTNVMDGMEVKNLTSDKAQEGRKAVTEFLLVNHPLDCPICDQAGECHLQDLGYEHGVEGTRTEFERNTYEADDLGPNIKLNMNRCILCARCVLTANQLTETREHGILFRGDHAEISTYLNKALDNDYIGNIIDVCPVGALTDKTARFASRVWFTSPMNATCKCEKCSGKAVLWMKGDEIVRVTARKDQWGEVEEFICDTCRFDRKELKFWNIEGPRHIDRHSVISLNHYEKPKDELRVLDNPMAKEISEKDEK from the coding sequence ATGAGCGAAGAAGTTAAAAAATTCAAAATAACTATAGACGGACAGACTGCTGAAGTTTTTCCTGGGACTTCCATTCTGGAGGCGGCCAGACAAATCGGTGGGAAATCTGTACCTCCAGCAATGTGCTACTACAGCAAATTGGAAACAAGCGGAGGTAGATGTAGAACATGTTTAGTGGAAGTTTCTAAAGGATCTGAAGCAGATCCGCGTCCTATGCCTAAATTAGTGGCAAGCTGCAGAACTAATGTAATGGATGGGATGGAAGTAAAAAATCTTACTTCTGACAAAGCTCAGGAAGGTAGAAAAGCGGTTACTGAATTCTTATTGGTCAACCACCCGCTAGACTGCCCTATCTGTGATCAGGCCGGAGAATGTCATCTTCAGGATCTGGGATATGAACATGGAGTTGAAGGAACCAGAACTGAGTTTGAAAGAAACACATACGAAGCTGACGACCTTGGTCCGAATATTAAATTGAATATGAACCGTTGTATTCTTTGTGCAAGATGTGTGCTTACTGCTAATCAGCTTACTGAAACAAGAGAGCACGGAATTCTTTTCAGAGGGGATCACGCTGAAATTTCAACATACCTGAATAAAGCGTTAGATAATGATTACATTGGAAACATTATCGATGTTTGTCCGGTAGGAGCTTTAACAGACAAAACGGCTCGTTTTGCAAGCAGAGTATGGTTTACAAGCCCTATGAATGCGACTTGTAAATGTGAAAAATGTTCAGGAAAAGCTGTTCTTTGGATGAAAGGTGACGAAATTGTAAGAGTTACTGCAAGAAAAGATCAGTGGGGAGAAGTTGAAGAATTCATCTGTGATACTTGTCGTTTTGATAGAAAAGAATTAAAATTCTGGAATATTGAAGGACCTAGACATATCGACAGACATTCTGTGATTTCATTGAACCATTATGAAAAACCTAAGGATGAGCTAAGAGTTTTAGACAATCCGATGGCTAAAGAAATCAGCGAAAAAGACGAAAAATAA